The following proteins are co-located in the Tiliqua scincoides isolate rTilSci1 chromosome 8, rTilSci1.hap2, whole genome shotgun sequence genome:
- the LOC136659296 gene encoding bone morphogenetic protein 2-like, which translates to MPACFGRPSHAHLPENDSEDTRAKALKRLLQVFGIEGLPQSPHHIKQPPQYMVDLYNTVAGDDGITKDPGILKGNTVRSFLDKTHSDQLHFLFILSSVAKNERVLTAELHLFKLRAQVADGLFNKQHFCKVSIYQVLDKENLDSSHGKKLLSARPLSLQSTGWEMFTITQAVRDWTEEESSNQGLLVTVQSLEGVLLDPKAVQFASGRNHHESKKPMLVLFTDDGRRGAVLPTNRVLGEEENPLASTPMDLQTNRTRIPRSADSLLPCQRLPLSVDFEEIGWGGWIISPRGYNAYHCRGSCPFPLGENMRPTNHATVQSIINALKLSQDVSGPCCVPDKLFSISLLYFDDDENVVLRQYDGMVAGSCGCH; encoded by the exons ATGCCAGCTTGCTTTGGCAGACCCTCCCATGCCCACCTGCCAGAAAATGACTCTGAAGATACGAGAGCCAAAGCCCTCAAGAGGCTCTTGCAGGTCTTTGGCATTGAGGGTCTCCCCCAATCCCCCCACCACATCAAGCAGCCTCCCCAGTATATGGTGGACCTCTACAATACTGTGGCAGGAGATGATGGCATCACCAAAGACCCTGGCATCTTGAAAGGCAACACAGTGCGCAGTTTCTTGGACAAAA CTCACAGTGACCAGCTGCATTTCCTCTTCATCCTGTCCAGCGTGGCAAAGAACGAGAGGGTGTTGACGGCTGAGCTGCACCTCTTCAAACTGCGAGCTCAGGTAGCTGATGGGCTTTTCAACAAGCAACATTTTTGCAAG GTGAGCATCTATCAGGTCCTAGACAAGGAGAACCTGGATTCCTCCCATGGGAAAAAATTGCTCTCAGCCAGGCCCCTATCTCTGCAGAGTACCGGCTGGGAAATGTTTACGATTACGCAAGCG GTTCGTGATTGGACAGAAGAGGAAAGTAGCAACCAGGGTTTGTTGGTAACAGTGCAGAGCCTTGAAGGAGTACTGCTGGATCCCAAAGCTGTACAGTTCGCTTCTGGCAGAAATCATCATGAGAGCAAGAAACCAATGCTGGTTTTGTTCACTGACGATGGGCGGCGAGGAGCTGTGCTGCCCACCAACAGAGTCCTAGGTGAGGAGGAGAATCCTTTGGCTAGCA ctccaatgg ACCTCCAAACAAACAGGACACGGATCCCTCGCTCAGCAGATAGTCTGTTGCCCTGCCAAAGGCTCCCACTCTCTGTGGACTTTGAGGAAATTGGCTGGGGTGGTTGGATTATCTCTCCTCGTGGGTACAATGCCTACCACTGCAGGGGGTCCTGCCCCTTCCCACTGGGGGAGAACATGCGGCCGACCAATCACGCCACCGTCCAGTCCATCATCAATGCACTAAAACTCAGCCAGGACGTGAGTGGTCCCTGCTGCGTCCCAGATAAACtcttttccatcagcctgctgtattttgatgatgatgaaaatGTGGTCCTCAGGCAGTATGATGGCATGGTGGCTGGAAGCTGCGGGTGTCACTGA